Proteins encoded together in one Pseudomonas arsenicoxydans window:
- the phaR gene encoding polyhydroxyalkanoate synthesis repressor PhaR, protein MPANQARHETPRMPDTPRLIKKYPNRRLYDTHTSSHLTLADIRQLVVDKVAFQVVDAKSGEDLTRSILLQVILEAESGGEPIFTSEMLMGIIQFYGPYQGVLGSYLDKSIQTVIDIQSQTGAQSSEAWSAFMHKQAPVMQDLMRQYVDQSKALYLNTQNLFGMFGAKPGTDNGPKKNGDGE, encoded by the coding sequence ATGCCTGCAAACCAGGCTCGCCACGAGACACCCCGCATGCCAGATACGCCCCGTCTGATCAAGAAATACCCCAATCGCCGACTCTATGACACCCACACCAGCAGTCATTTGACACTGGCGGACATTCGTCAGTTGGTCGTCGATAAAGTGGCGTTTCAGGTGGTCGATGCCAAGAGCGGCGAGGACCTGACGCGCAGCATCCTGCTACAAGTGATCCTGGAAGCCGAAAGCGGTGGCGAGCCGATCTTCACCAGCGAGATGCTGATGGGGATTATCCAGTTCTACGGCCCCTATCAAGGCGTGCTCGGCAGCTACCTGGATAAAAGCATCCAGACCGTCATCGACATTCAGTCCCAGACCGGCGCGCAATCGTCCGAAGCCTGGAGCGCCTTCATGCATAAACAGGCCCCGGTCATGCAGGACTTGATGCGTCAGTATGTCGACCAGTCCAAGGCGTTGTACCTCAATACCCAGAACCTGTTCGGCATGTTTGGCGCTAAACCCGGCACCGATAACGGGCCGAAAAAAAATGGCGATGGGGAATAA
- a CDS encoding OprD family porin yields MDRHTRNLATRLLLAGGVISLSAPATADFVKDSKASVELRNFYFNRDYRQANAPQSKQEEWAQGFLLRYESGFTEGLIGVGFDAIGLVGVKLDSSPDRAGSGLLKRHRDTSKGAQDEYGELGLTAKLRASKSTLKLGTLLPKLPTVLANDSRLLPQTFKGGQLTSLELEGLTVDAGRLTQVNQRDSSDYENMGITRTGAKGITTRHVDSDGFDFASLNYKWTSNLATGYSYGHLDNFYSQHLVNLTYVLPVTTGQSLKTDLRYARSTDDGGSNVDNNAIGAMFTYSLGGHAFGLGYQSMSGDTGYAYINGTDAFLVNFVQIGDFASKDEKSWQARYDYNFAAIGVPGLSFMTRYLSGDNIDLGGNRPEGKEWERDTDIGYVVQSGPLKNVGVKWRNATVRSTNFGSDLDENRLIVSYTLPIW; encoded by the coding sequence ATGGACCGTCACACCCGCAATCTCGCTACCCGACTACTGCTGGCCGGTGGCGTCATAAGCCTCTCGGCCCCTGCCACGGCTGACTTTGTCAAAGACAGCAAGGCCAGCGTGGAGCTGCGCAACTTTTACTTCAACCGGGATTATCGCCAGGCCAACGCCCCTCAATCGAAACAAGAGGAATGGGCCCAGGGTTTCCTGTTGCGCTATGAATCGGGCTTCACCGAGGGTTTGATCGGTGTCGGTTTCGATGCCATCGGACTGGTTGGCGTCAAGCTCGACTCCAGCCCCGATCGCGCCGGCTCCGGCCTGCTCAAACGCCATCGCGACACGAGCAAAGGTGCGCAGGACGAGTACGGCGAATTGGGCCTGACCGCCAAACTGCGTGCCTCAAAAAGTACGCTGAAACTCGGTACGCTCCTGCCCAAGCTGCCGACCGTACTGGCCAACGATTCACGGCTGTTGCCACAAACTTTCAAGGGCGGTCAGTTGACGTCGCTGGAACTTGAAGGCCTGACGGTGGATGCCGGACGACTGACGCAGGTCAATCAGCGCGACTCCTCGGACTACGAGAACATGGGCATCACTCGAACCGGCGCCAAGGGCATCACGACGCGTCATGTCGATAGCGACGGCTTCGATTTCGCCAGCCTGAACTACAAATGGACCAGCAACCTCGCCACCGGCTACAGCTACGGTCACCTCGACAACTTCTACAGCCAGCACCTGGTGAACCTGACTTACGTATTGCCGGTGACCACGGGCCAGTCGTTGAAAACCGACCTGCGTTATGCCCGGTCCACGGACGATGGCGGCAGCAATGTCGATAACAATGCCATCGGTGCGATGTTCACCTACAGCCTCGGCGGGCATGCGTTCGGGCTGGGTTATCAAAGCATGAGCGGCGACACCGGCTACGCCTACATCAACGGCACCGATGCGTTCCTGGTGAACTTCGTGCAGATCGGCGACTTCGCCAGCAAGGACGAAAAGTCCTGGCAGGCGCGGTATGACTACAACTTCGCGGCCATCGGCGTGCCTGGCCTGAGCTTCATGACGCGCTACCTCAGCGGTGACAATATCGATCTGGGTGGCAACCGCCCGGAAGGCAAGGAATGGGAGCGCGATACCGACATTGGTTATGTGGTGCAGAGCGGCCCGCTGAAAAATGTCGGGGTGAAGTGGCGCAACGCGACAGTGCGCTCGACCAACTTCGGCAGTGATCTGGATGAGAATCGCTTGATCGTTAGCTATACGTTGCCGATCTGGTAA